In Mustela lutreola isolate mMusLut2 chromosome 1, mMusLut2.pri, whole genome shotgun sequence, one genomic interval encodes:
- the LOC131822477 gene encoding olfactory receptor 4A47-like → MEPRNNVTYFVLLGLTQDPKEQKILFVMFLLFYILTVVGNLLIVVTVTVSKSLDSPMYFFLASLSFMDVIYSSSISPRLISDLLFAENTISFQSCMTQLLTGHFFGGSEVFLLLAMAYDRYVAICKPLHYLVIMRQWVCVVLLVVSWVGGFLHSITQVITIYRLPFCGPNVMDHFLCDMYPLLKLVCTDTYVIGLLVLANGGLICSIVFMLLLISYGVILNSLKHLSPERRWKALQTCGSHITVVVFFFVPCIFMYVRPAKTFAIDKSLSVFYTVITPMLNPLIYTLRNSEMLNAMKKLWGRNFISLSR, encoded by the coding sequence ATGGAACCAAGAAACAATGTAACTTACTTTGTCCTCTTGGGCCTCACCCAGGATCCAAAGGAACAGAAGATCCTTTTTGTTATGTTCTTGCTCTTCTATATTTTGACTGTGGTGGGAAACCTGCTCATTGTGGTGACTGTAACTGTCAGTAAGTCCCTGGACTCACCTATGTACTTTTTTCTTGCTAGCTTATCATTTATGGATGTCATTTATTCATCTTCTATTTCTCCCAGATTGATTTCAGACTTGTTGTTTGCAGAAAATACCATATCCTTCCAATCTTGTATGACTCAGCTATTAACAGGACATTTTTTTGGTGGCTCAGAGGTCTTCCTTTTGCTGGcaatggcctatgaccgctatgtggccatctgcaagcccttGCATTATTTGGTGATCATGAGGCAGTGGGTGTGTGTTGTGCTGCTGGTAGTGTCCTGGGTGGGAGGTTTTTTGCATTCAATAACTCAAGTTATCACTATTTATAGGCTCCCATTTTGTGGTCCCAATGTCATGGATCATTTTTTGTGTGACATGTACCCCTTATTGAAGCTGGTCTGTACTGACACGTATGTCATTGGCCTGTTAGTGTTAGCCAATGGAGGGCTGATCTGCAGTATTGTGTTTATGCTCTTGCTCATCTCTTATGGTGTCATCTTGAACTCTCTAAAACACCTTAGTCCAGAAAGGAGGTGGAAAGCCCTCCAGACCTGTGGTTCGCACATCACTGTGGTGGTCTTCTTCtttgttccatgtattttcatgTATGTAAGACCTGCTAAGACCTTCGCCATTGACAAATCATTGAGTGTGTTTTATACAGTCATAACTCCCATGCTGAACCCATTGATCTACACCCTGAGAAATTCTGAGATGTTAAATGCTATGAAGAAGCTTTGGGGAAGAAATTTTATATCTTTGAGTAGATAA